A stretch of the Solanum dulcamara chromosome 6, daSolDulc1.2, whole genome shotgun sequence genome encodes the following:
- the LOC129893212 gene encoding probable serine/threonine-protein kinase PBL23 has protein sequence MVLGRLAKRGWMNWFPCCMPVDDKNHIASYEDSIIHQYKNANSPTQFANISLKTDSSRRRYIATEIEKFGKGNISAQAFTFRELCVATQNFDCECFLGSGGFGKVYKGHIKSKNMDVAVKQLDRNGFQGTKEFLVEVLLLSLLRHSNLVNLVGYCSDGDQRILVYEFMPNDSLEGHLLELGPDQKPLDWYTRMKIAAGAARGLAYLHETANPPVIYRDFKSSNILLDENFDPKLSDFGLAKLGPTGDRTHVSTRVMGTYGYCAPDYACTGKLTVKSDVYSFGVVLLEIITGRRVIDSSRPSEEKNLIKWARPLITDKKKLHLMADPLLRGNYPMKALYKALTVAAMCLQEDASTRPLISEVVTALDYILNIKKHEDDHKEETAEDTYKSPPALQTITSHVDRIASNKPKCVRERY, from the exons ATGGTATTAGGTAGATTAGCGAAAAGAGGATGGATGAATTGGTTTCCATGTTGTATGCCGGTGGATGATAAGAATCATATTGCCTCTTATGAAGATAGCATCATTCATCAATACAAAAACGCCAATTCTCCAACACAATTTGCCAACATTTCTCTTAAAACTG ATAGCAGCAGAAGGAGATACATAGCTACAGAAATAGAAAAGTTTGGGAAAGGGAACATTTCAGCTCAAGCCTTCACATTCCGTGAGTTGTGTGTTGCAACTCAAAACTTCGACTGTGAATGTTTTCTTGGTTCAGGTGGTTTTGGGAAAGTGTACAAAGGCCACATTAAAAGCAAGAATATG GATGTTGCTGTGAAGCAACTTGACAGGAATGGTTTCCAAGGAACTAAAGAGTTCCTTGTGGAGGTCCTGCTGTTGAGTCTTCTCCGTCACTCTAACCTTGTCAATTTGGTAGGATACTGTTCAGACGGTGATCAGAGAATATTAGTTTACGAGTTCATGCCAAATGATTCTTTAGAAGGCCACCTTCTTG AACTTGGTCCTGATCAAAAGCCTCTTGATTGGTATACGAGGATGAAAATTGCAGCTGGAGCAGCAAGAGGACTTGCATACTTGCATGAAACGGCTAATCCTCCAGTGATTTATCGGGACTTTAAATCATCCAACATACTTTTAGATGAGAATTTTGATCCCAAGCTTTCTGATTTTGGACTTGCCAAGCTAGGTCCAACAGGTGACAGGACTCATGTGTCCACCAGGGTCATGGGAACCTATGGTTATTGTGCACCTGACTATGCTTGCACAGGTAAATTGACCGTTAAGTCCGATGTATATAGCTTCGGGGTAGTCTTATTAGAAATAATCACAGGAAGAAGAGTCATCGACAGCTCCAGACCTAGCGAAGAAAAGAACCTCATCAAGTGG GCACGACCACTGATCACCGACAAGAAGAAGTTGCACTTAATGGCAGATCCATTGCTACGGGGGAACTACCCGATGAAGGCATTGTATAAAGCTCTAACAGTTGCAGCAATGTGCCTGCAAGAGGATGCCAGTACGCGACCTTTAATCAGTGAAGTAGTGACTGCTTTAGATTATATATTGAATATCAAGAAACACGAAGATGATCATAAGGAGGAAACTGCAGAAGACACTTACAAATCACCACCTGCATTGCAAACTATTACAAGTCATGTCGATCGTATTGCAAGTAATAAACCTAAATGTGTTAGAGAAAGATACTAA
- the LOC129891267 gene encoding DNA polymerase I B, chloroplastic/mitochondrial-like has product MAFLGLSVQSSPFKTTSYVWFSPHSFSSRTFWASSGKPLHRGEDCKTRSIENASSSLAVLGDPIKQISSHERKLFSSGLQQKIEEDSIYGWNAEIDAIKALKAKSSYNSYKKISAANCSVIASTNRKVKDEKFDVPIEVNTRMMRERITSSYSATTCISGGSSSSKSKPPYNPNRGEKKDVGNWREYKKHLPQLSVGINHSRNNEVTSINKVDGTNVSHFKPLSKGSHLSGQLSSKIMEAKLEKANKLWEGNASDQIRDSVNGTDTKVVTVKAKGVIQEQVTNKMEKNAIQFVTTDFVNATETKIATNEGTGLGHITLHERLGAMFEKVHIVDNLSAAKEVVGKLTSQYKHLVHACDTEASNIDVKQQTPVDHGEVICFSIYSGPDADFGDGKCCIWVDVLDGGGKDLLVEFAPFFQDPSIRKVWHNYSFDNHVIENYGFKLSGFHADTMHMARLWDSSRRILGGYSLEALTGDSHVMCDARLVHAERLFHDEGLFGKIPMKTIFGRKKLKKDGTEGKVTIIPSVEELQRTERELWICYSALDSISTLMLYESLKEKLSKRIWTFDGVRKGSMYEFYEKYWRPFGELLVQMETEGVLVDRAYLAEIEKVAKTEQLVAVNRFRNWAAKYCADAKYMNVGSDTQLRQLFFGGIQNRRNIDESLPNEKEFKVPNVDKVIEEGKKAPTKFRKIHLNRICDPIDTEIFTASGWPSVSGDALKALAGKVSADFDIFDEVDGNAEEVPETSVDEALATNNEALSQNREVSAYGTAYHAFGGGQKGIEACHAIAALCEVCSIDSLISNFILPLQGHDVSGENGRIHCSLNINTETGRLSARRPNLQNQPALEKDRYKIRQAFVAAEGNSLIVADYGQLELRILAHLSNCKSMLGAFKAGGDFHSRTAMNMYPHIREAVEKGQVLLEWHPEPGEDKPPVPLLKDAFGSERRKAKMLNFSIAYGKTTIGLSRDWKVSVKEAKETVERWYSDRKEVSEWQEQRRFEAREFGRVHTLLGRARWFPSVKNATGSVKGHIERAAINTPVQGSAADVAMCAMLEISKNARLKELGWKLLLQVHDEVILEGPEESEKEAMAIVVHCMSNPFNGKNILRVDLSVDAKCAKNWYAAK; this is encoded by the exons ATGGCATTTTTGGGTCTTTCTGTTCAATCTTCCCCTTTCAAAACCACTTCTTATGTTTGGTTTTCTCCTCATTCTTTCTCTTCTCGCACTTTTTGGGCTTCTTCTGGTAAACCCCTTCACAG GGGGGAAGATTGCAAAACTCGGAGTATAGAAAATGCATCGTCCAGCTTAGCTGTGCTTGGTGATCCCATTAAACAGATATCAAGTCATGAAAGAAAGTTATTCTCTAGTGGATTGCAACAGAAAATTGAGGAAGACAGTATTTACGGATGGAATGCTGAAATTGATGCTATTAAAGCTCTTAAAGCAAAAAGCTCCTATAATagttataaaaaaatttcaGCGGCTAATTGCAGTGTTATTGCCTCCACAAATCGGAAGGTGAAAGATGAAAAATTTGATGTCCCGATTGAAGTCAATACGAGAATGATGCGTGAACGTATCACCTCTAGCTATTCTGCCACAACCTGTATTTCAGGAGGGAGCTCATCTTCAAAAAGCAAACCACCTTATAACCCTAATAGAGGAGAGAAGAAAGACGTTGGAAACTGGAGAGAGTATAAAAAACATTTGCCACAACTATCTGTAGGTATCAACCATTCAAGAAACAATGAAGTTACATCAATAAATAAGGTTGATGGTACTAATGTATCTCATTTTAAACCCTTGTCAAAAGGTTCCCATCTTAGTGGGCAATTGTCAAGCAAAATTATGGAAGCCAAATTGGAGAAAGCAAATAAACTTTGGGAGGGTAATGCATCTGATCAAATAAGAGACAGTGTGAATGGGACTGATACCAAGGTGGTTACTGTCAAAGCAAAAGGTGTTATCCAGGAGCAAGTTACTAATAAAATGGAAAAGAATGCAATTCAATTCGTGACAACTGATTTTGTGAATGCAACTGAGACTAAGATTGCCACTAATGAAGGAACAGGTTTAGGTCACATTACCCTCCATGAGAGGCTGGGTGCAATGTTTGAAAAAGTTCATATAGTTGACAATTTATCAGCAGCCAAGGAAGTTGTCGGCAAGCTTACAAGTCAGTACAAGCATCTTGTCCATGCGTGTGATACAGAGGCAT CGAATATTGATGTTAAGCAGCAAACACCTGTTGATCATGGAGAAGTTATATGCTTCAGTATTTATTCTGGACCAGATGCTGATTTTGGTGATGGGAAATGTTGTATTTGGGTAGATGTTCTTGATGGAGGTGGCAAGGACCTATTAGTCGAATTTGCTCCGTTTTTCCAAGACCCATCCATCAGAAAG GTCTGGCACAATTATAGCTTCGACAACCACGTCATAGAAAATTATGGGTTTAAATTATCTGGCTTTCATGCCGACACGATGCACATGGCACGACTTTGGGATTCTTCTAGGCGAATTTTGGGTGGTTATTCATTAGAGGCACTAACAGGTGATTCCCATGTCATGTGTGATGCTAGACTGGTCCATGCTGAAAGGCTATTCCATGATGAAGGTCTGTTTGGTAAAATACCTATGAAAACAATCTTTGGTCGGAAAAAGCTGAAGAAAGATGGAACTGAGGGTAAAGTAACCATCATTCCTTCTGTTGAAGAGTTGCAAAGGACTGAACGAGAATTGTGGATTTGTTATTCTGCATTAGACTCCATCAGCACATTGATGCTTTATGAGAGCTTGAAGGAAAAACTATCTAAACGGATCTGGACATTCGATGGAGTTCGTAAAGGATCCATGTATGAATTTTATGAGAAATACTGGCGTCCATTTGGTGAGCTTCTAGTTCAAATGGAAACTGAGGGTGTGCTGGTTGACCGTGCCTATCTTGCTGAGATTGAGAAAGTTGCTAAAACTGAGCAACTGGTTGCTGTGAATAGATTTCGTAACTGGGCAGCTAAGTACTGTGCTGATGCAAAGTACATGAATGTTGGAAGTGACACACAGTTGCGTCAGCTGTTTTTTGGTGGCATCCAGAATAG AAGGAATATTGATGAGAGTCTACCTAATGAGAAAGAATTCAAAGTTCCGAATGTTGATAAAGTAATTGAAGAAGGAAAGAAGGCTCCCACCAAATTTCGTAAAATCCATCTAAATAGGATTTGTGATCCTATCGACACTGAGATTTTCACTGCCAGTGGCTGGCCTTCTGTTAGTGGAGATGCTTTGAAGGCTCTCGCTGGCAAAGTTTCTGCGgactttgatatttttgatgaagTGGATGGCAATGCTGAGGAAGTTCCTGAAACAAGCGTTGATGAAGCTTTAGCTACAAATAACGAAGCTCTCAGTCAAAATCGAGAAGTTTCAGCTTATGGAACAGCCTACCACGCCTTTGGAGGTGGGCAGAAAGGAATTGAGGCCTGTCATGCCATTGCAGCCTTATGTGAAGTTTGCTCCATAGACTCTTTAATATCCAACTTTATCCTCCCCTTGCAG GGTCATGATGTGTCAGGTGAAAATGGACGGATTCATTGCTCCCTGAATATTAATACTGAAACTGGGCGCTTGTCTGCAAGGAGACCAAATTTACAG AACCAGCCTGCTCTGGAGAAAGATAGGTATAAAATTCGTCAAGCTTTTGTAGCTGCAGAGGGGAATTCCTTGATTGTGGCCGACTATGGGCAG TTGGAACTAAGGATTCTTGCACATCTTTCCAACTGTAAGAGCATGTTGGGTGCATTCAAAGCTGGTGGAGACTTCCATTCAAGGACTGCTATGAATATGTATCCTCACATCCGTGAAGCCGTTGAAAAAGGGCAGGTACTTCTTGAGTGGCATCCTGAACCAGGTGAAGACAAACCaccagttcctctgctaaag GATGCTTTTGGCTCTGAAAGAAGGAAGGCAAAGATGCTCAATTTTTCAATTGCGTACGGAAAAACTACAATTGGACTCTCACGCGATTGGAAG GTATCTGTAAAGGAAGCAAAGGAAACAGTTGAACGTTGGTATAGTGATAGAAAAGAAGTGTCAGAGTGGCAGGAACAACGCAGATTTGAAGCACGCGAGTTCGGACGTGTTCACACACTTCTAGGACGAGCACGCTGGTTTCCGTCAGTAAAAAATGCAACTGGATCCGTAAAAGGTCACATAGAACGAGCTGCTATCAATACTCCAGTGCAG GGAAGTGCCGCAGATGTTGCTATGTGCGCCATGTTAGAGATATCAAAGAATGCACGACTAAAGGAGCTTGGATGGAAATTGCTTTTGCAG GttcatgatgaagttatttTGGAAGGACCAGAAGAGTCTGAAAAAGAAGCCATGGCAATAGTGGTTCACTGCATGTCCAATCCTTTTAATGGGAAAAATATTCTCAGAGTAGACCTATCTGTCGATGCTAAATGTGCCAAAAACTGGTATGCTGCCAAGTAG